In Paenibacillus sp. G2S3, a single window of DNA contains:
- the map gene encoding type I methionyl aminopeptidase codes for MIICKSEQELAFMREAGRIVAESHRLIAEAIEPGITTGELDRIADQYIRSQGAVPSFKDYNGFPASICASVNEQLVHGFPGKRKLIEGDIVTLDIGAEYRGYHGDSAWTYGVGSISEEAQRLLDVTEGSLYAGLALVKPDVRLFTISHAIQQYIEEAGFSVVREYVGHGIGAKLHEEPQIPNYGIADRGPRLKPGMVLAIEPMVNVGKRHVRTLEDNWTVVTVDGSLCAHFEHTVAVTPDGMEIFTKLNA; via the coding sequence ATGATCATTTGTAAATCCGAACAGGAACTTGCCTTTATGAGGGAAGCTGGTCGAATTGTTGCCGAAAGTCACCGTCTTATTGCTGAGGCCATTGAGCCTGGTATTACAACGGGGGAGCTCGACAGAATCGCCGATCAATACATTCGCAGTCAAGGTGCTGTGCCGTCTTTCAAAGACTACAACGGTTTTCCTGCCAGCATTTGCGCTTCAGTCAACGAACAATTGGTGCATGGATTTCCAGGTAAACGCAAACTGATCGAAGGCGATATTGTAACGCTGGATATCGGTGCAGAGTACCGCGGTTATCACGGTGATTCCGCCTGGACCTACGGTGTGGGCAGCATTTCCGAAGAGGCTCAGCGTTTGCTGGACGTTACGGAAGGCTCCTTGTACGCGGGACTGGCGTTAGTTAAGCCGGATGTGCGCTTGTTTACAATCTCCCATGCTATCCAGCAATACATCGAAGAGGCTGGTTTCTCAGTCGTACGTGAGTATGTTGGTCATGGTATTGGGGCAAAACTGCATGAAGAACCGCAAATTCCGAATTATGGCATAGCGGACCGCGGACCACGTCTGAAACCGGGTATGGTACTCGCGATTGAGCCGATGGTAAACGTAGGAAAGAGACATGTCAGAACACTGGAAGATAACTGGACTGTCGTTACGGTGGATGGCTCACTATGTGCTCACTTTGAGCATACAGTAGCAGTTACTCCGGACGGCATGGAAATTTTCACAAAACTGAATGCGTAG
- the rpsI gene encoding 30S ribosomal protein S9, whose amino-acid sequence MAQVQYYGTGRRKHSVARVRLVPGEGRIVINKREMDEYFGVETLKMIVKQPLNLTETLGNYDVIVLAHGGGISGQAGAIRHGISRALLKVDPEYRGALKKAGFLTRDPRMKERKKYGLKAARRAPQFSKR is encoded by the coding sequence ATGGCACAAGTACAATACTATGGGACAGGTCGTCGTAAACATTCGGTAGCACGTGTTCGCCTTGTACCGGGTGAAGGACGCATTGTCATTAACAAACGTGAGATGGACGAATATTTCGGTGTGGAAACACTGAAAATGATCGTAAAACAACCTTTGAACCTGACTGAAACACTGGGCAACTACGATGTAATCGTTCTTGCACATGGTGGCGGCATTTCCGGTCAAGCTGGAGCAATTCGTCACGGTATCTCCCGTGCATTGCTTAAAGTTGACCCTGAATATCGCGGTGCGCTTAAGAAAGCCGGCTTCCTGACTCGTGACCCACGTATGAAGGAACGTAAGAAATACGGCTTGAAGGCTGCACGTCGTGCGCCTCAGTTCTCGAAACGTTAA
- the rpsK gene encoding 30S ribosomal protein S11, whose amino-acid sequence MAKPKKVVRTKRRDRKNIESGVAHIRSTFNNTIVTITDPHGNAISWASSGGQGFKGSRKSTPFAAQMAAESAAKAAMEHGMKSVEVMVKGPGAGREAAIRSLQAAGLEVNLIKDVTPVPHNGCRPPKRRRV is encoded by the coding sequence ATGGCTAAACCGAAAAAAGTCGTACGTACTAAACGTCGCGACCGTAAAAATATCGAATCCGGCGTGGCACATATTCGTTCCACGTTCAATAACACCATCGTTACCATCACAGATCCTCACGGAAATGCAATTTCCTGGGCAAGCTCCGGCGGCCAAGGATTTAAAGGTTCCCGTAAGTCGACTCCATTCGCAGCGCAAATGGCAGCTGAATCAGCAGCTAAAGCAGCTATGGAGCACGGCATGAAGTCGGTTGAGGTTATGGTTAAAGGACCGGGCGCGGGCCGCGAAGCAGCCATCCGTTCCCTTCAAGCTGCAGGGCTTGAAGTTAACCTTATTAAAGACGTAACTCCGGTTCCTCACAATGGATGCCGTCCGCCGAAACGTCGTCGCGTATAG
- a CDS encoding KOW domain-containing RNA-binding protein, with the protein MNTVSSPQVGQLVRILKGKDAGEAAVVIAVVDSRFVYIADGDKRKFDGPKKKNILHLELIPFISSEVVNSLEETGRVTNGKLRYAVMKYAGPTGISADEKGD; encoded by the coding sequence TTGAATACTGTGAGCAGCCCGCAGGTTGGTCAATTAGTGAGAATTCTCAAAGGCAAAGATGCCGGAGAGGCAGCCGTTGTTATCGCAGTTGTTGATAGCAGATTTGTATACATTGCAGATGGAGACAAACGTAAGTTTGATGGGCCAAAGAAGAAGAATATTCTTCATCTGGAGCTCATACCCTTCATCAGCAGTGAGGTTGTGAACAGTTTGGAAGAAACTGGACGGGTAACAAACGGAAAGCTGCGTTACGCAGTCATGAAGTATGCTGGACCCACCGGAATAAGTGCTGATGAGAAAGGAGACTAA
- the rplQ gene encoding 50S ribosomal protein L17 — protein sequence MAYQKLGRDSSARKALFRDMVTDLFLYERIQTTEAKAKEVRSIAEKLITKAKKGDLHARRQVAAFVRRETVDGEQDAIQKLFSDIAPRYTERPGGYTRILKLGPRRGDAAPMVYLELVDRA from the coding sequence ATGGCATACCAAAAATTGGGCCGTGATTCCAGTGCGCGTAAAGCGTTATTTCGCGACATGGTAACGGATCTATTTTTATACGAGCGCATCCAAACAACGGAAGCTAAAGCGAAAGAAGTTCGTTCTATCGCTGAAAAGTTGATCACTAAAGCTAAAAAAGGCGATCTTCATGCTCGTCGTCAAGTAGCTGCATTTGTTCGCCGCGAGACTGTTGATGGTGAACAAGATGCAATTCAAAAATTGTTCTCTGACATTGCTCCTCGTTACACAGAGCGTCCAGGTGGATACACTCGTATCCTGAAACTCGGACCTCGTCGTGGGGACGCTGCGCCTATGGTTTATCTTGAATTGGTAGACCGCGCGTAG
- a CDS encoding DNA-directed RNA polymerase subunit alpha, which produces MIEIEKPKIETVEANDEGTYGKFVVEPLERGYGTTLGNSLRRILLSSLPGAAVTSVQIDGVLHEFSTVPGVMEDVTEIILNLKALSLKIHSDEEKVFEIDAEGEGIVTAGDIRADSDVEILNPDLHIATLGPGARLHMRIFAGRGRGYVQADRNKRDDQPIGVIPVDSIYTPISRVNYGIDNTRVGQVTNYDKLTLEIWTDGSIRPEEAVSLGAKILNEHLVLFVGLTDEAKDAEIMVEKEEDKKEKVLEMTIEELDLSVRSYNCLKRAGINTVQELTTKTEEDMMKVRNLGRKSLEEVQEKLEELGLGLRTEE; this is translated from the coding sequence GTGATAGAAATCGAAAAGCCGAAGATTGAGACCGTAGAAGCTAATGATGAAGGTACCTATGGGAAATTCGTAGTTGAACCGTTGGAACGTGGGTATGGCACGACTCTGGGGAATTCACTTCGCCGGATATTGCTTTCTTCGCTTCCAGGAGCCGCAGTGACTTCGGTCCAAATTGACGGCGTTCTGCATGAGTTCTCGACCGTTCCAGGCGTAATGGAAGATGTGACGGAGATCATTCTGAACCTTAAAGCCTTGTCCCTGAAGATTCATTCAGACGAGGAAAAAGTGTTTGAGATTGATGCCGAAGGGGAAGGCATCGTTACCGCAGGTGATATCCGTGCGGACAGCGATGTTGAGATCCTCAACCCGGATCTTCACATTGCAACGCTGGGACCTGGTGCGAGACTTCACATGCGTATTTTTGCAGGCCGTGGTCGCGGCTACGTCCAAGCGGACCGGAACAAACGCGACGATCAGCCAATTGGCGTTATCCCGGTTGACTCCATCTACACTCCTATTTCACGCGTTAACTACGGCATAGACAATACACGTGTTGGTCAAGTGACTAACTACGACAAATTGACGCTTGAAATTTGGACAGATGGCAGTATTAGACCGGAAGAGGCTGTAAGCCTCGGAGCCAAAATTTTGAACGAGCACCTCGTTCTGTTCGTAGGTCTTACGGACGAAGCGAAAGACGCCGAAATTATGGTTGAAAAAGAAGAAGACAAAAAAGAAAAAGTGCTAGAGATGACAATCGAAGAGCTTGATCTTTCTGTCCGCTCCTACAACTGCCTTAAACGTGCTGGTATTAATACCGTACAAGAGCTTACCACGAAGACTGAAGAAGATATGATGAAGGTGCGTAACCTTGGTCGTAAATCTTTGGAAGAAGTTCAGGAGAAGCTTGAGGAACTTGGTTTGGGACTCCGTACAGAAGAATAG
- the rpsM gene encoding 30S ribosomal protein S13, whose translation MARIAGVDLPRDKRVEIALTYIFGIGKTTSQKILNETGISANTRVRDLTEDEVSKLRETIDKTVKVEGDLRREISLNIKRLTEIGCYRGVRHRRGLPVRGQRTKTNARTRKGPRRTVANKKK comes from the coding sequence ATGGCTCGTATAGCTGGAGTGGATTTGCCACGTGACAAACGCGTTGAGATCGCCTTGACTTATATTTTCGGAATCGGTAAAACGACTTCTCAGAAAATTCTTAATGAAACAGGCATTAGCGCTAATACACGTGTCCGTGATTTGACGGAAGATGAAGTCAGCAAACTGCGTGAAACGATCGACAAAACGGTTAAGGTTGAAGGTGACCTGCGTCGTGAAATTTCCTTGAATATTAAACGTCTTACTGAGATCGGCTGTTACCGCGGTGTTCGTCACCGTCGTGGATTGCCTGTTCGCGGTCAACGTACTAAAACCAATGCCCGTACCCGGAAAGGCCCGCGTCGTACGGTAGCAAACAAGAAGAAATAA
- a CDS encoding adenylate kinase, with product MNILFMGPPGAGKGTQAAEIIKEFGIPHISTGDAFRLAIKQETPVGLKAKSFMDQGLLVPDDVTIGIVEERLQQSDCEKGFLLDGFPRTLSQAEALDEILSRLNTSLDHVINLNVDRGLLMARLTGRRICTVCGASYHLIFNPPKQDGICDIDGGELYQRPDDNEESVGKRLDEYDNKTAPLLAFYDNKGLLRQVNGENEINVVSSEIVSLLRG from the coding sequence GTGAACATTTTATTCATGGGCCCTCCTGGGGCAGGCAAGGGAACACAAGCTGCTGAGATCATTAAAGAATTTGGCATTCCGCATATTTCGACAGGAGATGCTTTTCGTTTGGCAATCAAACAGGAGACTCCAGTAGGATTGAAGGCCAAATCATTTATGGATCAAGGTTTGCTTGTACCAGATGATGTGACCATTGGTATAGTTGAAGAACGGCTGCAGCAGTCCGATTGCGAAAAAGGATTTCTATTGGATGGTTTTCCAAGAACTCTTTCGCAAGCGGAAGCGCTGGATGAAATTCTAAGCCGTTTGAATACTTCTTTGGATCATGTCATCAACTTGAATGTTGACCGTGGACTGTTGATGGCGCGTCTTACTGGACGTCGTATCTGCACAGTTTGCGGAGCATCCTACCATTTAATCTTCAACCCGCCGAAGCAAGATGGCATTTGCGACATTGATGGCGGTGAATTGTATCAACGTCCGGATGACAACGAAGAAAGTGTAGGCAAGCGTCTGGATGAGTATGATAATAAGACAGCGCCGCTGCTTGCGTTTTATGATAATAAAGGTCTTTTGCGTCAGGTAAATGGGGAAAACGAAATCAATGTCGTTTCTTCTGAAATCGTATCTTTATTGCGGGGTTAA
- the rpmJ gene encoding 50S ribosomal protein L36: MKVRPSVKPICEKCKVIRRKGTVMVICENPKHKQKQG; encoded by the coding sequence ATGAAGGTAAGACCTTCTGTAAAGCCCATTTGCGAGAAATGTAAAGTAATCCGCCGCAAAGGGACTGTTATGGTGATTTGCGAAAATCCGAAACACAAACAAAAACAAGGTTAA
- the truA gene encoding tRNA pseudouridine(38-40) synthase TruA, whose product MRNLLMKVNYDGTNYDGFQTQPQGNTIQDRLEQAILHLTGEELKITASGRTDAGVHAYGQPFNFTTSSRIPLERWCLALNARLPQDIVVTEAREVPLTFHSRRGAKRKTYRYTINGNRFPDPFQRRWQLHHPVRLDIPAMQQGLTHILGTHDFTSFASRRSTKTSHVRTIFEAHMEVDRSMCRPSTLDQGVIQTYITGSGFLQHMVRIIMGTLIHVGEGKIDADHVAEILAACDRSAAGPTAMAKGLALWSVEYDESESESFFL is encoded by the coding sequence ATGCGTAATCTATTGATGAAGGTCAATTATGACGGAACAAATTATGATGGCTTTCAGACCCAGCCTCAGGGCAATACGATTCAGGATCGGCTGGAGCAAGCGATACTCCATCTGACAGGTGAGGAGCTTAAGATTACTGCTTCTGGTCGCACAGATGCCGGAGTACACGCCTATGGTCAGCCTTTTAACTTTACGACCTCCTCTCGAATCCCACTTGAACGTTGGTGTCTCGCGCTTAATGCCCGGCTGCCACAAGATATCGTGGTTACTGAGGCTAGGGAAGTACCGCTGACGTTTCACTCTCGTAGAGGAGCTAAGCGTAAAACTTACCGATACACGATTAACGGCAACAGGTTTCCAGATCCGTTTCAGCGGCGCTGGCAGCTTCACCATCCGGTGAGGTTGGATATTCCTGCGATGCAGCAAGGCTTAACGCATATTTTAGGGACACATGACTTCACTTCGTTTGCTTCTCGGAGGTCTACTAAGACTTCTCATGTACGAACGATCTTTGAAGCTCATATGGAAGTAGACCGCAGCATGTGCCGACCCTCTACTTTAGATCAGGGAGTGATCCAAACTTATATAACGGGTAGTGGATTTCTTCAGCATATGGTTCGCATTATTATGGGGACTTTGATCCATGTGGGGGAAGGTAAAATAGATGCTGATCATGTTGCTGAGATATTGGCAGCATGTGATCGTTCTGCTGCTGGTCCGACAGCTATGGCCAAGGGGTTGGCTTTGTGGAGTGTAGAATATGACGAGTCTGAAAGTGAATCTTTTTTTCTATAA
- the rplM gene encoding 50S ribosomal protein L13, giving the protein MRTTYMAKPNEVERNWHIIDAEGKTLGRLASEAAALIRGKHKPQFTPHVDTGDFVIVINAEKIHLTGKKLQNKKYYRHSMHPGGLKVTNAETLLNTKPERVIEFAVHGMIPKTRQGDHMKLRLKVYAGAEHPHAAQKPEVYELRG; this is encoded by the coding sequence ATGCGTACCACCTATATGGCGAAGCCGAACGAAGTTGAACGCAATTGGCACATTATTGATGCCGAAGGCAAAACACTCGGTCGTTTGGCCAGCGAAGCCGCTGCTTTGATCCGTGGCAAACACAAACCGCAATTCACTCCACACGTTGATACAGGAGATTTCGTTATCGTAATCAACGCTGAGAAGATTCACTTGACCGGTAAGAAATTGCAAAACAAGAAATACTACCGTCACTCGATGCACCCAGGTGGCTTGAAAGTTACTAATGCTGAAACTTTGCTGAATACTAAACCAGAACGCGTAATTGAATTCGCTGTTCATGGTATGATTCCTAAGACTCGTCAAGGGGACCACATGAAGCTTAGATTGAAAGTATATGCAGGCGCCGAGCATCCACATGCAGCACAAAAACCTGAAGTTTACGAACTTCGCGGATAA
- the infA gene encoding translation initiation factor IF-1: MAKEDVIEVEGTVLEPLPNATFKVELENGHQILAHVSGKLRMHFIRILTGDKVVVQLSPYDLSKGRITYRK; encoded by the coding sequence GTGGCTAAGGAAGATGTCATTGAAGTAGAAGGTACTGTCCTTGAACCGTTGCCAAATGCAACGTTTAAGGTTGAGCTTGAGAACGGTCATCAAATACTTGCCCATGTATCCGGTAAATTGCGGATGCACTTTATCCGTATTTTGACCGGAGACAAAGTGGTCGTGCAGTTATCGCCTTATGATTTATCAAAAGGTCGTATAACTTACCGTAAATAG